One Gloeocapsa sp. DLM2.Bin57 genomic window carries:
- the nrdR gene encoding transcriptional regulator NrdR — MQCPSCQHSNSRVLESRSTEGGKSIRRRRECLNCKQRFTTYERIEFVPLTVIKKDGSRESFDRSKVLRGMVRACEKTGISPSHLNSLVDEIETKVQQLPQKEITTKAIGKLVLTLLKEESEVAYIRFASVYEEFQGINDFVATLENLKSTQESQWHYSLSEA, encoded by the coding sequence ATGCAATGTCCTTCCTGCCAACATAGTAATAGTCGCGTGTTAGAATCCCGCTCTACCGAAGGGGGAAAAAGTATCAGAAGACGTCGAGAATGTTTAAACTGTAAACAAAGATTCACCACCTATGAAAGAATCGAATTTGTTCCCTTGACTGTGATTAAAAAAGACGGAAGTAGAGAATCATTTGATCGCTCTAAAGTTTTACGAGGAATGGTGAGAGCTTGTGAAAAAACTGGAATTTCTCCTAGTCATCTCAATAGTTTAGTGGATGAAATCGAAACAAAAGTACAACAACTTCCCCAAAAAGAAATCACTACTAAAGCCATTGGTAAATTAGTTTTAACATTACTCAAAGAAGAAAGCGAAGTCGCTTATATTCGGTTTGCTTCTGTTTATGAAGAATTTCAAGGAATCAATGACTTTGTTGCTACCCTAGAAAATCTCAAATCTACCCAAGAGTCTCAATGGCATTATTCTTTATCAGAAGCCTAA
- a CDS encoding photosystem II reaction center protein T has protein sequence MESAAYILVLTLALGVIFFAIAFREPPRISK, from the coding sequence ATGGAAAGCGCTGCTTACATTTTAGTATTAACCCTAGCTCTTGGTGTCATCTTTTTCGCGATCGCCTTTCGTGAGCCTCCTAGAATCAGCAAATAG